The proteins below come from a single Acetobacteroides hydrogenigenes genomic window:
- a CDS encoding carboxymuconolactone decarboxylase family protein: protein MKNDQLYPESSREMSEKRAALAPEISEAFVGFSKAAFKEGALSEKTKQLIAVAVAHVTQCPYCIRSHTRLAMRKGATKEEIMEAIWVAAEMRAGAAFAHAALAVDEMDKVKP from the coding sequence ATGAAAAACGATCAGCTTTACCCCGAATCGTCAAGAGAGATGTCCGAAAAGAGAGCCGCCCTTGCGCCCGAGATCTCGGAAGCCTTTGTAGGCTTTAGCAAGGCGGCGTTTAAGGAGGGTGCGCTATCCGAAAAAACAAAACAGCTTATAGCCGTTGCGGTAGCGCATGTAACCCAATGCCCATACTGCATACGCTCGCATACGCGGTTGGCCATGCGTAAGGGTGCCACCAAGGAGGAGATTATGGAGGCCATTTGGGTGGCGGCCGAAATGAGAGCCGGTGCAGCCTTCGCCCACGCAGCCCTAGCCGTCGACGAAATGGATAAGGTGAAGCCTTAA